From a single Shewanella donghaensis genomic region:
- a CDS encoding ABC transporter permease, with product MSSNMNQQINETTKPQQWLSIYWEGIKQAFDEMRHHKLRTSLTLLEMIFGVGAVIAMLSVGEGAEREALKMIESMGVNNLVVNARTTQGDALKSVREHSIGLSLRDIESATDTLPFVDNWSAEKNIKVFSLFSLQGRSDAKVSGVTPSYFELSSLPLGEGRTLRQEDEVHYQQVAVLGPEAARSLFPQGSAIKSLLKINHQWFTVVGVLSEKEGTKSTIQGVKLGGERNQVFIPLATAHKKMNFSQLEDELDSFKLAIVEGVDPTLGAKSLQHLLNRRHGGEKDFDVVVPADLLAQHQKTQQIFNIVMACVAGISLLVGGIGIMNIMLATILERTGEIGLLRALGAKRKDIARQFLIESIAISATGGLIGIVVGLLLALVISSAAGWPVAWSPFAIVLALGVCMTIGVGFGLYPAKKAARLDPIVALQRD from the coding sequence ATGAGTTCTAATATGAATCAGCAGATAAATGAGACGACAAAGCCGCAACAGTGGCTTTCAATATATTGGGAAGGCATTAAACAGGCATTTGATGAAATGCGTCATCATAAATTACGTACATCATTAACTTTATTGGAGATGATATTTGGTGTAGGTGCAGTCATTGCGATGCTAAGCGTTGGTGAAGGTGCAGAGCGAGAAGCCCTTAAGATGATTGAATCTATGGGCGTAAATAATTTAGTAGTTAATGCACGAACCACCCAAGGCGATGCGCTAAAATCCGTTAGAGAACACAGTATTGGTTTGAGTTTACGGGATATTGAAAGTGCAACCGATACGCTGCCCTTTGTCGATAATTGGAGTGCAGAAAAGAACATTAAAGTATTTAGCTTATTTAGTTTGCAGGGGAGAAGTGATGCTAAGGTATCAGGTGTTACGCCTAGCTATTTTGAATTGAGTTCGTTGCCTTTAGGTGAGGGCAGAACGTTACGTCAAGAAGATGAAGTTCATTATCAGCAGGTCGCAGTGCTTGGACCTGAAGCTGCACGAAGCTTGTTTCCTCAAGGGAGTGCCATCAAAAGTTTATTAAAAATAAACCATCAGTGGTTTACCGTTGTTGGTGTGCTATCGGAAAAAGAGGGCACTAAATCGACGATACAAGGTGTAAAGCTTGGCGGCGAACGTAATCAAGTATTCATTCCGCTAGCGACTGCCCATAAAAAGATGAATTTCTCCCAACTAGAAGATGAATTAGACTCGTTCAAATTAGCTATTGTTGAAGGCGTAGATCCAACTTTAGGTGCCAAAAGCCTACAACACTTGCTCAATAGACGACATGGCGGGGAGAAAGATTTTGATGTTGTTGTTCCTGCAGATTTGCTGGCTCAACACCAAAAGACTCAGCAAATATTTAATATTGTGATGGCATGTGTTGCGGGGATCTCTTTGCTGGTGGGTGGCATTGGTATAATGAATATTATGTTGGCTACGATTTTAGAAAGAACCGGTGAGATAGGCCTGTTAAGAGCACTGGGCGCTAAACGTAAAGATATCGCCAGGCAGTTTCTTATTGAGAGTATTGCTATATCAGCAACTGGGGGATTAATTGGAATTGTCGTAGGTTTATTGCTGGCGTTAGTTATTTCATCTGCGGCAGGTTGGCCAGTAGCTTGGTCACCATTTGCCATTGTATTAGCCTTAGGTGTTTGTATGACCATTGGGGTAGGCTTTGGTTTATATCCCGCTAAAAAAGCGGCAAGACTTGATCCTATTGTTGCTCTGCAAAGGGATTAA
- a CDS encoding efflux RND transporter periplasmic adaptor subunit, translating to MKNYLILISILILLIGCNNAAQDGVLTMNVERSDFKVEIPATGELEASHSTLVNVPSGLRGPQSLAWIMDNFSEVKAGDVVARMDPTREGFRLDMEQLDFDRLGLDSEIQTKRDNTINKGLTTDTVLTEQEQDLAERFFSEDVRVYTKIDIIDQMRNQDYLMAKMDFYGWGIEQHGSQAEAEQQLIKLKQKSHQAKINRYANNLNQMEIKAPHDGLFVASPGWNGSIPIAGDMMWSGMTIGILPDTSNMQAKLFVLESEALGLAVGKPVTLHLDAYPNLDISGKVIQLDSLAKAKDKNSPVNYFELTVSIDKTMTDIMTPGRQLSAAIHATDINDVITIPNQALFQKSGEYWVYLKTSEGFLKQAVTPGNRSLNRTVINSGLSQGDVIALTTPPKRSRV from the coding sequence ATGAAAAATTATTTGATATTAATCAGCATCTTAATACTCCTTATCGGTTGTAATAATGCGGCGCAAGATGGCGTGCTGACCATGAATGTCGAACGTAGTGATTTTAAAGTTGAGATCCCAGCAACAGGGGAGTTAGAAGCGAGTCATTCAACCTTGGTAAATGTCCCTTCTGGGCTAAGAGGCCCACAATCTTTAGCTTGGATCATGGATAACTTTAGCGAAGTTAAAGCCGGTGATGTCGTGGCTCGAATGGATCCGACCCGAGAAGGTTTTAGGCTAGATATGGAGCAGCTCGATTTTGATCGTTTAGGTCTTGATAGTGAAATACAAACAAAAAGAGATAACACCATCAATAAAGGCTTAACCACTGATACTGTTCTTACTGAACAAGAACAAGATCTGGCTGAGCGTTTTTTCAGTGAAGATGTAAGGGTTTATACTAAAATCGATATTATTGACCAGATGCGAAACCAAGATTATCTGATGGCCAAAATGGATTTTTATGGTTGGGGTATTGAACAACACGGTTCTCAAGCAGAAGCAGAGCAACAACTGATCAAGCTTAAACAGAAAAGTCATCAAGCGAAAATTAATCGATACGCCAATAATCTTAATCAAATGGAAATTAAAGCACCACACGATGGATTGTTTGTCGCCTCTCCTGGCTGGAACGGTAGTATTCCAATTGCTGGCGATATGATGTGGTCTGGCATGACGATAGGTATTTTGCCCGACACATCCAACATGCAAGCTAAGTTGTTTGTTTTAGAGTCAGAAGCATTAGGTTTAGCGGTTGGAAAACCTGTCACCCTTCATCTTGATGCCTATCCCAATCTCGACATTTCAGGGAAAGTCATTCAATTAGATTCACTTGCTAAAGCCAAAGACAAAAATAGCCCTGTGAACTACTTTGAGTTGACAGTCAGTATAGATAAAACAATGACCGATATTATGACGCCAGGAAGACAGCTTTCTGCGGCAATTCACGCTACCGATATCAATGATGTGATTACCATTCCCAACCAAGCCTTGTTTCAAAAGTCTGGTGAATATTGGGTGTATTTAAAAACATCTGAAGGTTTTTTAAAGCAAGCTGTGACACCAGGCAATCGCAGTTTAAACAGAACGGTGATTAATAGTGGTTTGTCACAGGGGGATGTTATTGCGTTAACAACGCCGCCTAAACGGAGCCGAGTATAA
- a CDS encoding efflux RND transporter periplasmic adaptor subunit: protein MRKTLILLCVLSVLSGCSDKAVTQVELGILSQQIEVTGELVSADTVNLMPPTMRRVWQYQIKMLAPEGVEVTEGDVVAQLDTSDLTQRLSVKSANLETTLQDLATSKLRNAKKLEELKLDLAEAKMNQEKTQMKVDISDETVSEIDKNKYLRDAIIAQDNVTLINNKIRLEQLSAEQRVKMLEGDKQKFASEVSALKKGIKSLTLIAPRAGMIVYGNDQQGNKVAEGQSIFVGDSVLSIPDLKHMQVNMTIPEVEAGRVKVGQKLKIRLDANPERSFNGEITELGAVFRIKNQDIPLVIFDAVANINTPDIDFMRPGMTAKISIDLANDKPELLVSLDAVHYDRGEAYVMKSTLFGQAKHPVTLGAMGQERVVINKGLSAGDEVLLP, encoded by the coding sequence ATGAGGAAGACATTAATCCTACTATGTGTACTTTCAGTATTAAGTGGCTGCAGTGATAAAGCGGTAACTCAAGTTGAACTAGGTATATTAAGTCAACAGATTGAAGTGACTGGTGAGTTAGTCTCAGCTGACACTGTAAATTTAATGCCACCAACAATGCGCAGAGTTTGGCAATATCAAATTAAAATGCTGGCACCAGAAGGCGTTGAAGTCACTGAAGGTGATGTTGTTGCTCAGCTCGATACCTCCGACTTAACTCAGCGCTTGTCTGTAAAATCTGCAAACTTAGAAACAACCTTGCAAGATTTAGCCACCTCAAAGCTACGTAATGCTAAAAAACTGGAAGAACTTAAACTTGATTTAGCTGAAGCGAAAATGAATCAAGAAAAAACACAAATGAAGGTCGATATCTCTGATGAAACGGTCTCCGAAATAGATAAAAACAAATACTTAAGAGATGCCATTATTGCCCAAGACAATGTCACCCTAATTAATAATAAAATTCGTTTGGAGCAATTAAGTGCTGAGCAAAGAGTCAAAATGCTAGAAGGAGACAAGCAAAAGTTTGCTTCTGAAGTGTCGGCATTAAAAAAAGGTATAAAATCGCTCACCCTAATAGCGCCCCGCGCAGGCATGATTGTTTATGGTAATGATCAACAAGGTAATAAAGTCGCTGAAGGGCAATCCATATTCGTAGGTGATTCTGTACTAAGTATTCCTGATCTTAAACATATGCAAGTCAATATGACTATTCCTGAAGTGGAAGCAGGCAGGGTAAAAGTGGGGCAAAAATTAAAAATACGTCTTGATGCTAACCCTGAAAGAAGTTTCAACGGTGAAATAACCGAACTAGGCGCGGTATTTCGGATTAAAAACCAAGATATACCATTAGTGATTTTTGATGCCGTTGCCAATATTAATACGCCAGATATTGATTTCATGAGGCCAGGAATGACGGCGAAAATTAGTATTGATCTCGCTAATGATAAACCAGAATTATTGGTGTCATTAGATGCTGTTCATTATGACCGCGGTGAAGCTTATGTCATGAAATCCACATTATTTGGTCAGGCAAAGCATCCCGTAACTTTAGGTGCTATGGGGCAAGAGCGAGTGGTGATTAACAAAGGTCTTAGTGCCGGTGATGAGGTGTTATTACCATGA
- a CDS encoding HlyD family secretion protein — MLNLSVRRRKKSSYSYKTSHILFSKKFIKLTGIIVCSLLSSISFYSPAGVSDAATIKDPTNDLATDSTTLIIETSSVETISANKDNSLPLLLTGQVASVNLQPFVVPKAGKAWRYQIQWMLPEGALAQAGQVVVIFDKSEIVNQIEQLEASLLRVTAQEQNQSIELSSQLLQAEFDVKKTKLELEKAQLDGEIPIDFIAAKEYADNQFELLKAKSELTKNSQSLAEIQDKRVATLEQLSIDRKRAQLELDQAMQGVEQLELRSDVSGPMLYGRDNHSDKKFAVGDSVQIGRQIATIPAMDKLEVIAWVNEVDVDKLKLHSAVNIRLDSQPAFPLSGTIADISRQASKQAAWGSSNWFKISIKFVADPQVKMIPGMSVLVESGGANI, encoded by the coding sequence TTGCTTAACTTATCTGTTCGACGTCGAAAGAAATCATCTTATTCCTATAAAACGAGTCATATTCTATTTTCTAAAAAATTTATTAAACTAACTGGAATCATTGTTTGTAGTTTACTGAGTTCAATAAGTTTTTATAGCCCTGCTGGTGTCAGTGATGCTGCCACAATAAAAGACCCAACTAACGACTTAGCGACGGATTCAACAACTCTTATTATTGAAACGAGCTCCGTCGAAACCATTTCAGCCAACAAAGATAACAGTTTACCTTTGTTACTGACTGGACAGGTAGCATCAGTTAATTTACAGCCTTTTGTGGTACCCAAAGCCGGTAAAGCTTGGCGCTATCAAATTCAATGGATGTTACCTGAGGGAGCACTGGCGCAAGCTGGCCAAGTGGTGGTGATTTTTGATAAAAGTGAAATAGTGAATCAAATAGAACAACTTGAAGCCAGCTTATTAAGAGTTACTGCACAAGAGCAAAACCAATCAATAGAATTGAGCTCTCAGTTATTACAAGCGGAGTTTGATGTTAAAAAAACCAAGCTTGAGCTTGAGAAGGCGCAATTAGATGGAGAAATTCCAATCGATTTTATCGCAGCAAAAGAATATGCCGATAATCAATTTGAACTATTGAAAGCGAAATCAGAATTAACAAAAAACAGTCAATCTTTAGCGGAAATCCAAGATAAACGAGTCGCTACACTTGAGCAGCTGTCTATTGATAGAAAGCGTGCTCAACTAGAGTTAGATCAAGCTATGCAAGGAGTAGAGCAATTAGAGCTGCGCTCCGATGTTAGTGGTCCCATGCTATATGGCAGAGATAATCATTCAGATAAAAAGTTTGCCGTAGGCGACTCCGTACAAATTGGACGACAAATAGCGACAATTCCGGCGATGGATAAGCTAGAAGTTATTGCTTGGGTTAATGAAGTTGATGTCGACAAACTTAAACTCCATTCAGCAGTCAATATTAGATTGGATTCCCAACCTGCATTTCCCCTTAGTGGCACTATTGCTGATATCAGCCGTCAAGCGAGTAAACAAGCTGCTTGGGGAAGCAGTAATTGGTTTAAAATCTCGATTAAATTTGTTGCCGATCCACAAGTGAAGATGATTCCGGGTATGAGCGTACTCGTCGAGTCTGGAGGAGCAAATATATGA
- a CDS encoding ABC transporter ATP-binding protein: MIKVDKLTKQYPMGDTCVKALNGVSFTIAQNEFVAIMGPSGSGKSTLMNIIGCLDKPTSGSYQLNNQEVASLSDDALSAVRNKDIGFVFQSFHLLPRLSALQNVLLPLRFSETLSQDSTYAHELLKRVGLDSRHDHRPNQLSGGQRQRVAIARSLVNKPAILLADEPTGALDSKTSVEIMALFTELHLAGQTIILVTHEEEVAAYAQRIIRMRDGDIVEIENRGEQVA, from the coding sequence ATGATTAAAGTAGATAAGTTAACGAAGCAATACCCAATGGGTGATACGTGTGTGAAGGCGCTCAATGGCGTCAGTTTTACCATTGCACAAAATGAATTTGTCGCAATAATGGGACCCTCAGGTTCGGGCAAGTCAACTTTAATGAACATTATAGGTTGCCTGGATAAACCGACATCAGGTAGTTATCAGCTCAATAATCAAGAAGTAGCCAGTCTAAGTGACGATGCGCTATCTGCTGTGCGAAATAAAGACATTGGCTTTGTATTTCAAAGTTTTCATTTATTGCCAAGGCTATCGGCGCTGCAGAACGTATTGTTACCATTGCGGTTTTCCGAAACATTATCTCAAGACAGTACTTATGCTCATGAGTTATTAAAAAGAGTGGGTTTAGATAGTCGTCATGATCATCGACCTAATCAGCTTTCTGGCGGTCAGCGACAAAGAGTTGCTATAGCCCGTTCTCTTGTTAATAAGCCTGCAATTTTGCTGGCCGATGAACCCACAGGAGCATTAGACAGCAAAACGTCAGTTGAAATTATGGCGTTATTCACCGAATTACACCTTGCAGGTCAAACCATTATCTTGGTAACACATGAAGAAGAAGTTGCGGCTTATGCACAGCGCATTATTAGGATGCGTGATGGGGATATTGTTGAAATTGAAAATCGAGGAGAGCAGGTTGCTTAA
- a CDS encoding efflux RND transporter periplasmic adaptor subunit, producing the protein MDRFIITTKRAISFISIAATMAIMSGCSGQQEEKVEEEKYAVPVEVSQVTQGNVSSFYSTTATLEAPEEAHVVTRIAGLIETINVEEGDRVKKGQALATIDAQRQHYDFKRSLAEVQIIEQELNRLKQMKNKEFISQDVMAKLEFNLQAAMAQRDLAELHVIESRIVSPIDGVVAKRHVKTGNMAKEFEELFYIVNQDELHGIVHLPEQQLQSLRLGQEARISNQYGNSKATAEADIIANVLRISPIVDSQSGTFKVTIAIDNADAKLKAGMFTRVELKYDTHNDVITVPFNAIINQDDTQALYVIEDNTATRREVSLGYREKNKVEIISGVKPGEQIVIRGQQNLKDQSLVEVISPLSYAKNSLASK; encoded by the coding sequence ATGGATAGGTTCATCATCACAACAAAAAGAGCAATTTCGTTTATTTCTATTGCTGCAACAATGGCAATTATGAGTGGTTGCAGTGGGCAACAAGAAGAAAAAGTCGAAGAAGAAAAATACGCCGTTCCAGTTGAAGTATCACAAGTGACTCAAGGAAATGTGTCTTCTTTTTATAGCACTACAGCCACCCTTGAAGCACCAGAAGAAGCTCACGTTGTCACTCGAATAGCTGGACTAATAGAGACTATCAATGTTGAAGAAGGCGATAGAGTTAAGAAAGGTCAGGCATTGGCGACAATTGATGCTCAGCGCCAACATTATGATTTCAAACGATCTCTTGCTGAAGTACAAATTATCGAGCAAGAGTTGAATCGCTTAAAGCAAATGAAAAACAAAGAGTTCATCAGTCAAGATGTGATGGCAAAACTTGAATTCAACTTACAAGCAGCAATGGCTCAGCGTGATCTTGCCGAATTACATGTTATTGAAAGCCGTATCGTATCGCCAATTGACGGTGTGGTTGCTAAAAGACATGTCAAAACAGGTAATATGGCCAAAGAATTCGAAGAGTTATTTTATATTGTCAATCAAGATGAGTTACATGGAATCGTCCACTTACCAGAGCAACAACTTCAGAGTTTACGACTTGGACAAGAAGCAAGGATCAGTAATCAATACGGTAATAGCAAAGCAACTGCAGAAGCTGACATTATCGCTAATGTGTTAAGAATAAGCCCTATTGTTGATTCGCAAAGCGGCACATTCAAAGTGACAATCGCTATCGATAATGCTGATGCTAAGTTAAAAGCAGGCATGTTCACCCGTGTTGAGCTTAAATACGATACCCATAATGACGTTATCACCGTGCCTTTCAATGCCATTATTAATCAAGATGATACTCAAGCGCTGTATGTCATCGAAGACAATACAGCAACTCGCCGTGAAGTCAGCTTAGGCTATCGCGAAAAAAATAAAGTCGAAATAATCTCAGGGGTTAAACCGGGTGAACAAATCGTTATACGTGGTCAACAAAACCTCAAAGATCAATCGCTAGTTGAAGTTATTAGTCCGCTTTCTTACGCCAAAAACAGCTTAGCAAGTAAATAA